Genomic segment of Malus domestica chromosome 15, GDT2T_hap1:
ATGGAGACAGAAGCAGTATCCTTGCCCCCTCGGTCAAACCAGTCTCTCAAGGTAAGAGCATCAGAAATTTCTGGGTTTATGAATAGTTGTGTAGAATGAATTGTTCCAACGGACTTCCCACTGAAATCATTAATCTTCCCAGCTTTAACAGCTAAAACTGGGGAAAACCCAGAAGCCAACATCTCTTCAAGCTTTTGACCTTCCCTGTTGCAGACATCCCCCCAAAGGGTTAGCTCAACGCTCTTGCCCGACCAATCCTTTAGATTCAGAATTCTTCTCTGAGTTTCCATACCATTCTTCCTCATGATAGGAACAGAAGGATTGACAGATATCACAATACCAATAACATCAACAATAGAATTACTTTCAGCATTTTCAATTTCACTAATTGGCCTGAAGTCGAAGTTTTGCGCTGGTATGGAACCATCTTCATCAGGGCAGAGGTCCACAGTTGAACTTGCATCCAAAGTTATCTCCCAGTCATTCTTCAGATGGTTGAAATTCTTCTGTGCAGGTTTCAAGCTTCCCTTTGAAATCAAGTAAACTCTGCCAACCTCAATAATATCATAGAAGCGGTCAAGAACAGCATTGAAGCAGGTAATTCTTATTTCCCCTCCTGAGTCAAGCAGGTCGAAAGAGAAAACTTTACCGTCTCCTTTAGCATTGTTATACCGACGGGGGTCCCCTTTTGCTGTGACCCTTGCCTTGATAGCCCATCTTCCCTGATAAGGATTCAGAGCGTTAATGGGAATGATCCGTGCTGGTGCCTCGTTCTTCATGATTGGACCACGATTTTTGTACTGTGGAGGTGGTTGGTAAGGAGGTTGAACAGTAGCTCGAATATTTGGCGCATTGTGTGCAGAGCTTTCAGGATGAAGACGAGGTCTGACATTCGGCCTCTCAGAATGAAAAGTAGGTCTGATATTCTGCCCATTGTGAATAGGATTTTGCGAAGTCATACGATTACTGGCTGACTGCTGAAAACTGCCATTAGGCAATGCATTTGGAGTATCTGAATTAGGTGCACCATATGGTTTTGGATTCCCAATAATGTCACAGTTCAGTATTATAGTTTCCATGTTCAGCACAACAATAACCCTGTAGAAAGAGTACAATGTCAAAACTTGCTGCAAACTTCAAAACAGGAAAccgtaaaaaataatcaaacggAGATATAGAAGTTCTCGTATCAAAATGTGCCGACTCTATACATTCATTTTGCAACTTACATCGATTTTAAGCTCTtcagttacataattttaaGTTCTCTTTTATCCAATACAAATGAACCTCATTTCTCGAGTTGGATGAACATCAAGCAGGGAGTTGCATATAACAGCTAACTTGCACAAATCCGCACAAACAAAATAAACTACTCAATTATCAGATACAAGCTACAAACTGCCAGTCCAACGAAACCAggacatttcattacatacAATTTATGTGAGCTCATAAATTGatttaatcaaatttgaaaactagATTTCTTGAAACGAAAATCGCATCTGATCATTGCTCAATCAGCCACAGTATAATCAGCTCAGATGCAGACTCTATAGCATTCAGTTGATTCCAAAATCTCAATTCAACTACTTGAATCAGCATCGTAACATTATCATAAACACATTCTAATCACAAGCAAAATCTCATTTAACAATCAAAATTAATgctaattaatcaaaatttgaaaatgatatatatatatatatatatagagagagagagagagagagagagagagagagagagagagactgactgGCGGTTCTGGAGAACGGTGCAAATGTACTCGGTGAGCTGGACGACGGAACCTATCTGGACACGGTTGGTCTTGATTCGGTCGTTGAGCTGCGAAGAGATCATGGCGTGCTGAGACGAAACGCCGTCGGAGACCATGAATCGGTACCTCTCCTGCGTGCCGATGAGCTTAATATCGACCACCTGCACCAACGGCTTCAAATTCAAGTCGCCGCCTATCACCGCCGCGATGGCGTTCGGCGTCAGGTTCACGGGCATTTTGAGAAACCCTAGGGATAGGCGTGTGTCTTTCGGGGAGGAGGACGACGGCGAGGGAAGGGTATATTGGAAATTTGACGAGAGATTGACGATGGAGTGAGAGACGGTTGTGTAATTGGCGGGTTGAccgagtgagagagagggattTTGATTTTTCGAATCAGGTATTTAGGGGTTTATATAGATAGGCGCTTTGGGTATGTGAAATTACAGTTTTGTCACCgcccttccaatttttcttcttctttcctgcGTTTGGGATATTGAAGAACTTACACAGGAAGTCGCATTTGGAAATTGGAATGTTGTGTGCTTTCTTTAACCAAATCTAAACTGCGAGAAAATGATttgaattcatatatatatatatatatatatatatatagacacatatGAAAGCACATTTGTTTTGGTTAAAGTGACTATTCACGTCGTTCATATTTGAAATGTATTGATTAAAGTGATTCATGTTTCCTTATTTGAAATTATATTAGTTATAAATTTTATCTAGTTCGAAGATAAAAGAACTACCCATTTGATAATATTAAGAGTCGCAATGACTTCTCTACCTTGCGCCCATTACTAATAAGTAAAATGTGCAATTAGAATCATTGCTGTTTGCAAGTGCTTTATCTAAAAGGGCTTTTATGTAAGCAtgtaaaaaaatttcttaagCGTCCAAGTAATCGCTAAAAATACATGTTTCTTCAACAAGTGCTTTTCTGGTATTTTCTAAAAAATTCGTTAACACTTTCGACGGTGTAAAAtgcactttcagtcatttttttATAGCAATCTCAAACAagtctttaattttttattttaatacatGATTTATTTTACACCAAAGAGTGGAAGAATAAATTGATTGTAAATTGTCATTCCAAAATTCAAAcgtaaaacctctcacttaacAAGTCACTTAGTAATACGGTCTAATAGTATTCCTCTTCTCTAGTAAGTGAAAGGTCTCATATTCATTTCGATTATCACTaatgacgaatttgaaccacattattgttagcccattgtaaAACTAAACTCACCCCTCTCCTTTTAGTgtgaataatatcgtttgttcaaaaaaaaaaaaacctcacttACAAGTCAAAATAACTACATTGTAGTATAAGTGGCAGCCCTTAATcttttcttaaattttaatttcgACGGAGTCAGAAATGCAAATTGAATAATCGCGTCTCAAACAAAACACAAGGGAGGGATGAGTGAGAAGTTGGAGGCAGTAACAACTACGAAATTagataaattttaaataaaaatcgtCTGTAGTAAGATAGAATTTGAGAACGACTCCGCCCATATTTTGGTACGCAAAAATTGACACAGGaaaccaatatttaaaaaagTCGACACTGAagttacaaaagaaaaaatggatGACTATCTCGGAACATATGTGATGAAGAACTTCAAGCCACAATCGGGACCGGGGACTCGATCACAGTTGGGGCCAAAAATTCCTCTGCTACAGGGGCTGCTACTACCGGCCTGATAAATTCGTCCTCCTTCGGTTGGTGAATTGTAACAAGGTCGGGTAAGGGGGTCTTGGGGCCTTGCTTGCCCTTGGGATCCCAATCGAGCATAATCTTTACCTTAATACCAAGCACACCCTGTACGAAAACATATGATCAGTTGATTAATAACAGTGACTGATTTGGACAGAAGAAAAAACCCGACCCTTGGAGCAcaatgggaagaagaagaaacaggtGAGTGGGACAAACCTGTCTGAGGAGGACATGCCTCACAGCAGCATCGATATATTCGTTGACTGGCTGACCAGAAGAAATCATGTATCCATCCTTGAACTTCATGGACTTGGCTCGCGCAGCCCTTAGCTTTCCACTAATAATCACCTGTTACCATACCAATACCAGCTGTTAATGTACCAGTAACATCTAACGTCAAGTTAAAATTGCAACAGGAAAATCATAGCCGAACTGCTAATGACCAACCTCACAACCCTTTGCTCCACTTTCCATGACAAATCTCAAAACACCATAGCAAGCCCTGAAAGGAACATCCATATGCAGATTAGTTACTAAACAAGCatttaaaatgtaaaaaatatacAAACCCATGTGGAGTCCATTCATAAACATAATTTGAGAGCATTGGCAATGCCACTATTTAGATAAACTTAGAAAATTGCTCACCCTCGTCAATTCAAAGATACATAGATTTCAGAGCCactgattaaaaaaaaagcctGATTACTAGAAATTACAATTCGACTGAGTTTATAGTTCAAAATGAGTATTAGAATTTCCAGGCCTACCTAACAGTATTAGTGCATTTCAGACACATGTTCCCTCCCCAAGGTTACTGCATGAAAACAAGGACGTTTCACGAGGAATATCTCATGGAGGATGTCAATCAATTTTGTCAACTTCCGACACAAATTTGGTATGAGAACACCAATATGCTTTGTAGATGACATGACAGAGCCACTGATCCCAAAAGAATGAGCCTGATTTCTAGAGATTACAATTTCACCGAAACCCAAGGTGAACCCAACAGTAATGGTCCATGATAAACATGTACCCTCCCTAAGGTTACTGCATGAACACAACATTTCACGAAGATTATCTCACGGAGGATGTCAATCAATTTTGTCAACTTCCGACACAAATTTGGTACGAAAACACCAATATGCTTTGTAGATGACATAAGACCACATATCAcaaattggaatataaataGTTGCAGACATTTAACAATGTACCCTCCTTGCGGTTACTGCATGAAAGAAATGGACTTCATGGATGATGGCATGGAGGATTTCAATCAATTTCGTCAACTTCCGACACAGAGTTCGTATGAAACCACCAATCTGCTTTGTAGATGACATCTAAAGGAAACCAAATGGCCAATACAATGCAGCACATTCTCAAcatacaaaatacaaaataagcTTATCCCCAATCTGTCTCAACATCACAATATACTTCTATACCAACCACCAGATTCATAAAACATATTATCCTGATTCGGCATTCGATCAGTAACAAAGAAATCTTTGAGGTCAAATCATATACCTGCGGACGGCAAGACCACCGAGAAGCTTGTACCGGAGAGACTCAGCCTGAGCAATAGCACAAAGCCCTCTGTTGTTAACCTTCTCAGCGTAAAGCTCAACGCTGTTTTCCGGAAACTTAAACCTCTTCTGTACAACAGAAGTTAGCTCTCTAATCCTCCTCCCCTTCTCTCCTAATAATCACAACACAATGCACACATAACAATCAATTAATTAACATAAACacttaatcaaataaaaaaaaatcgacTCTTTATCTaattaaaaatgataaacataCCCAGAACGTTTTGGGTTCGAGTGGCTCGGATGATGATCTCGGTTCGCATCGGCGTAACCCTAACTTCAACGCCGGAGTAGCCATCTTCGGCGAGCTCTCTGGTAAGAACCTCGTTCAGCTCGGCGAAGAAAACGCCATCGGCGACGAACTGCAACCAAAAACAAAGACGAGAGCTTTAGTTGAAAATGTGATTGATTTTCTCCAGTGTTATCGGGAAACAAACAAGGGAGGAGAAGGACTGACCTTACGCTTTTTGCTCATTTGGGTCGCGGTCGCCATGGTTGTGGATGTAAAAGATGCAGAGATGGGATCTGAAATGTGGTGGCGGGTGCTCTGAAAACCCTAGATTTTGTTTGGCACCGGGGTTTTGGGATAAGGATATGAGAGGGTTTATATGTATAGGTGGAGACGGATCACACGGTTAGATGGGTTTTCTAGCAATTTCTATGGACGGATGAGATTCGTCCTAGACTTCATTTTTCATTtggaattaaaaaataaaaataacacgaACAACATCACTTAAGAGTTGTAGATGACGCTTTATCATAATGGTATAAAACAATCATGTTTACATACTATGGTGTGTGTTCGATCTCCACTGATTCCTCCTACTCTTTACCAACCAACAATTTAACTCACTAACATTGTTTTtgtacttaaagaaaaaaaatcatcccTTAAAAGTTGAAAGAAGAAACATGAGTTAGGATGCACACTAAAACTCTTCATAAGGTCCtaactttgaatttcatggatgATAGTCGTTGATAAAAGAACGTTGATTAAGATTGAAGAACATATATTATTATGTTAGACTTAACAATTGTGgtaatgttattttttattcaagGATAGGGGAATTCAGCTTTACACTTATTTCAACGTTGAGAAAATAATTGTCAAGATTTTAGCTAGTAACGAAATCAGTAATTTTGTtggaacatttttttttaatttataactaGGAAAGGGAGAGAATTCAAAACTGATACATAATTTAGAGAGTTTGGCTAGTTCACCTGAGATGTATTGATAAAAATTCAACACTATATCCACTAAAATACTAGACCACATGCAACTTTGTTGGAAGATATgttgcatcattgttttcttgtTGCTCGGAAGTAATCAAGAAAAATGTTCTTTGTTCACTAACGGAAATGGAAGATCCAAACTTGAGACTTAATGACAAGTAGACCGAAAGCTTGTTTGTAGCAAATCTTATTTAGACATGGAGTGTGAATTTGTGTAAAGCCACTCAATACCTCGTCacaataacaaaatataaaactcGTCATTCAAATAAATTGAGCCTGGAatcttacaaataaagaaaattgCCATTACAACACAGTTGGTGAGATGTATGCCGCCTTATGCATCAATGGTTATGACTTGTGTGTCGAAAAAGATGACCTAAACAAACTCAATATGTTATCCATGGACCTAAAGCCCAAATACCCAGAATCTAAGCCCAAAATTATAGGTTTTTGGGTTATCAGCTTGTGATAAAATTATAATGGACTCCATCAGTCCAAGTCTAGAAGGCTTGGGTTGTATATACAAGTTAACTATGCGTCTGAAGTCCTTCCATTATGTTCTTAGCTAAAGATAGAGAAATTTGAAGGCAACATTTGGTACTAATTGTTTATACGTGGGGTAGAACAGTTCGTAAGCAGATCCAACTTATATAGAACGAGTTCATTATCATCAATTCACTATAGCATCTTGgtttaatataaattttttttcacataACAATGTATTGTTGAATCAAAACGTCACATAAAGGTGAACACGTTGCATGTAAATTTTTCTCAGCGTGTGCAAGTCCCTTTGTTCTCAAAATTCAAAtccttcattaaaaaaaaaaggaatattgTTTGTCTAAAAGTAAAATgttgatatttttttaaatccttcTTCTTGGTATGAGCCGTTTGATTAAATTCAACAGTTATATATGCGTCGATGcttaataaatataaataatcatgaaAACTTGTAAAAAAATACGTCTCATGCACTTTTATGTGACGAACACAACACTacgaaaaaaaagagaaatgctaagagcACTCCCTCAAAAGTGGGATTTTTTGACGCTTCATGTTTTTTGCATAATATTTTAGAATATTGGCACGGAATTTGACTTAAAATGTGATGTGGTAGAAAATACATGAAGAGTCATACTTTAAGAAAATCCCCTTAACATTTctctgaaggaaaaaaaaatacgaagtatttatcccataattaaaatattaaggTTGTTCACATGATTTTTGTCAATTTCCAAATTATTTGGGGCTCGATAAATATGTCTACCCACCACCAAAGCTATTTCCTTAGGGATAAAGGAACTAAGTAAGTGGACTAACATCATCATTGTCGGCATTATCATTAGGGCATAAGTAGGTCTTTTCAAGTACGGGGAGTGGATTATTATACTCTGATTACCTAATTTACACTAAATGGGGTAGGATTAAAGGAAAAGCTAAAATCACACAACCTGTTGGTCTAACGATACATAAACTCCACATAATTAGAGAAGATCTCATGTTCAACTCAACAACATACAAAAACATATGGCATATATTTATAGTAAGTTCGATATTAAATTGTGAGTTGTGACTCATTGCCACTTGTTAATCGATTTAAAAGAATATAGTAAAGGTTTGCCAATAAGGGCAAAACGAGACATTATGGGCTCCTTTCCAACCTGCAGTTCGCTGGAAATGCAAGGAACCCAACCCAAAAGGGGGAATGGGCAGAAAAGTAGATTCCCACTGCAGGGCTGCACATGTTACGTGTTATAGCAATGTTTTATTTGTCTGGCCTGGCTTATTGGGGGACCACTTATCTCATATTCTACTTTTCTGGCCCTTCATGATTACCTTAATTTTTAACAAAGCTATGATATCCAcatctattttttatttctctcatatttttttgatttttgacCGTCGAATCggataaattaaagaaaattaacggatagaaattaacaaatggtgtgtgagaagtaaaaaagagtgtatgaatagcacaccccttcAACAATTAACAAACCCTTCtatatttgttaattaattgtACGGTCATTGTTTAGCAGGATAATTGCGTTAGTTTATATATTAAACTTGATCAAGTGGATTACTAAGCAAAAGTACTTTTTTATTCGCATTGTTGGCCGGCTCGTGACGGTGCGATCAAGATTATTGTGACTAATTATAATTAGCACATGTGATCGTTCTATGTTTAATATTGTTGATAACTTGATTAGCTGTTGTTTTCATTGTTGATGTTTATTCTATGAAGTTTAGTTCGACATGAGACATACCGTGTTTTGGTTACAAGGATTAGTGTGATCTTAGGAAAAATTTAGATGAATCTTTTCTAATAATTATGGACAATTAAACGAATATCATATAGTAAAACAACATGAAACTGTGTCAAGTTGAATATAGCAAAATTAGAGCACACAACATAATCTCGATATCTCCCTATTGATGAAGCACTTTAGAATTATTTGGCAAGGTCTATAATGAGGGACTCATTTTCCCATCATTGAAAGTTTATCGTTCTTATACATGAGAATTATACAGTAATATGAACAAAGATACGATCTTTATTGGGAAATGCCCTAATTACATAAGTATAAAATATTTCAATGCCACACACGCGACATAATACTATATACGAATACAACATGAAGTACGATTAGACCTAACGTATACCGATACGATCTATATCGAACGCAATCAAGTGAGCGTATACAAAATACGTaccttaaatttatttttcagttaatcTCACCTCTCTATTGAATATTCAAGCTATTTGCAGCAATCACTGGTGTGGGCCCCCACTCTAAAGATCAGGGAATTAGGTTGCAGGATAAATGGGTCCATCGACAGAAACATGTACTcaatgagagaaagagaaacaGATGCCAAGGAatcatcaacatcaaaatagtcTTAAAAGGACATTTATTGCTTAAAGGCGATAAAATAATGCAAAGGTAAGGGGATGTATAATATCTATATCAGTATCTCTCATATGACACGCGTCAAATAATAGAAGGTAGATCAACTGGGAGCACGGGCAGATGTACATTGGAACTACGACAGGTTGGGTCGACAACATTAAATGACGTCTCTCGTTATAACTCATCAAATTGTTTCAGCAGATATTTGTCATATTTTTTTACATatgtgtaatatgatttgattggcGACAACAAGCTCACTAAGTTTTTTGTGACATACTTCAGAGAataatctgattttttttttcatgatgtACGCTATGTTTCGATCTAAAATGCTTGTACTTTAATATTGGGACCTCCCAAAGTTCGAATCTTGAATCCGCCATTTATTGAAAATACACACTCGGTTTCAATGCAAAATTTTCCTCATTAGGGGAAATAAGAATAGCGTGTGTATATCTCAATGTCATGTTGGGGTTATCTAAAGTCATTCATATATTTCTACTTGTCtttgttttattattcaaatattttatttttttagtataacAGTACGTAATTGATTTGAAATATTAATAACATGACATCTTTCATAGAACTATCTATGAGAGTGGGGATAAAACATAAGCATGGAGAAGTTGAGCTCCATCTCCGAAAGAGA
This window contains:
- the LOC103400858 gene encoding replication protein A 70 kDa DNA-binding subunit A, which encodes MPVNLTPNAIAAVIGGDLNLKPLVQVVDIKLIGTQERYRFMVSDGVSSQHAMISSQLNDRIKTNRVQIGSVVQLTEYICTVLQNRQVIVVLNMETIILNCDIIGNPKPYGAPNSDTPNALPNGSFQQSASNRMTSQNPIHNGQNIRPTFHSERPNVRPRLHPESSAHNAPNIRATVQPPYQPPPQYKNRGPIMKNEAPARIIPINALNPYQGRWAIKARVTAKGDPRRYNNAKGDGKVFSFDLLDSGGEIRITCFNAVLDRFYDIIEVGRVYLISKGSLKPAQKNFNHLKNDWEITLDASSTVDLCPDEDGSIPAQNFDFRPISEIENAESNSIVDVIGIVISVNPSVPIMRKNGMETQRRILNLKDWSGKSVELTLWGDVCNREGQKLEEMLASGFSPVLAVKAGKINDFSGKSVGTIHSTQLFINPEISDALTLRDWFDRGGKDTASVSISKDFVPGGTKNEIRKTVSQIKDEGLGRSDKPDWVTVKATISFIKTDSFCYTACPLMIGDRQCNKKVSRSGNRGWQCDRCNQEFEECDYRYLLQAQIQDHTGLTWATAFQETGEEILGCSAKELYLLKYEEQDDSRFGDIVRSSIFNRFLFKLKIKEEMYGDEQRVKITIVKADKENCSSESRYMLDRISKYSR
- the LOC103400859 gene encoding small ribosomal subunit protein uS3x-like — encoded protein: MATATQMSKKRKFVADGVFFAELNEVLTRELAEDGYSGVEVRVTPMRTEIIIRATRTQNVLGEKGRRIRELTSVVQKRFKFPENSVELYAEKVNNRGLCAIAQAESLRYKLLGGLAVRRACYGVLRFVMESGAKGCEVIISGKLRAARAKSMKFKDGYMISSGQPVNEYIDAAVRHVLLRQGVLGIKVKIMLDWDPKGKQGPKTPLPDLVTIHQPKEDEFIRPVVAAPVAEEFLAPTVIESPVPIVA